The Chelonoidis abingdonii isolate Lonesome George chromosome 9, CheloAbing_2.0, whole genome shotgun sequence genome has a segment encoding these proteins:
- the IL16 gene encoding pro-interleukin-16 isoform X2: MIRVLTEEAGDLLLQGNKTVITHSLSATSVTPRGTEHSAAVSADGDQERKANLGNPISSIQRPVLRRQPRVDYSLHTTGEDPWVRISDCIKSLFNPTMSEENSHLDLDPNTTTNEENRSPSCPEAVLLKSEAEGDGSKGHNSDESDTGKKGPPVAPKPAWFRQSLKGLKKGNSHINTRADQSSIDLQGVSGKEWGSSISRASPRGSSVKQRINSFETFSAPQSPEKGNRKPSPKPSVRKENSPSPKPSVRKENSPSPKPAVWKENSPSPKPAVWKENSPSPKEPESPAVHLNQGPYNEGSDNSQLQSTPSVVTVETLSLNRSCSPKEALAPSPKRSNSTSTEISLDLLPSQATELHCSVAKAQTQRTRSFPLTANQSCEMMKTNDEKFSKIYSISNQVSSALMKSLLCLPQSPLFSGNNPWSTLETSSQHAMEENGTPPSSTSESHHSDTGFSLNLSELRDYTVSLTDTGKEEEKQEHCSSQASSVSGQSVISLLSPEELKKLIEEVKSLDEATLKQFDDIQVTILHKEEDAGLGFSLAGGIDLENKVVTVHRVFPNGLASQEGTIQKGDEVLSINGKSLKGATHNDALAIMRQARLPRQAVVVTKKAKEEERSLNVSVDSTTYSTESETSTEATTEDTICTVTLEKTPAGLGFSLEGGKGSIHGDKPIIINRIFKGVASEQSSTVQPGDELLQVHTTVMQGLTRFEAWSIIKALPDGPITAIIKRKNPSSVTTKSSETLQGEE, from the exons ATGATCAGGGTCTTGACAGAG GAAGCAGGAGACCTGctgctacagggaaataaaaCAGTTATAACACACAGTCTCTCTGCAACTTCTGTAACACCAAGAGGTACTGAACACTCAGCTGCAGTGTCAGCAGACGGAGACCAAGAGAGGAAAGCAAACCTAG GGAATCCTATCTCATCAATACAAAGGCCTGTACTTAGAAGACAACCACGGGTAGATTACAGTCTTCATACTACAGGAGAAGACCCTTGGGTTAGAATTTCTGATTGCATCAAAAGCTTGTTTAATCCTACTATGAGTGAAGAAAACAGTCACTTAGATTTAGACCCCAACACCACCACAAATGAAGAAAATCGAAGTCCCAGCTGTCCAGAGGCAGTGCTGCTGAAATCAGAAGCAGAAGGAGATGGTTCAAAAGGACACAACTCAGATGAAAGTGACACTGGGAAAAAGGGCCCTCCAGTAGCACCTAAACCAGCCTGGTTTCGCCAAAGTCTAAAAGGTTTGAAGAAAGGAAATTCACATATCAACACACGGGCAGATCAAAGTTCCATTGACCTCCAGGGTGTTTCTGGCAAAGAATGGGGCTCCAGTATATCCCGGGCCTCACCCAGAGGATCATCAGTAAAGCAGAGAATAAACTCCTTTGAAACTTTCAGTGCTCCTCAGTCAcctgaaaaaggaaacagaaaaccCAGCCCAAAGCCATCAGTCCGGAAAGAAAATTCTCCCAGCCCAAAGCCATCAGTCCGGAAAGAAAATTCTCCCAGCCCAAAGccagcagtctggaaagaaaaCTCTCCCAGTCCAAAGccagcagtctggaaagaaaaCTCTCCCAGTCCAAAAGAGCCAGAATCACCTGCAGTTCATTTAAACCAAGGCCCTTACAATGAAGGTTCTGATAACAGCCAACTACAATCAACTCCATCTGTGGTTACAGTCGAGACTCTGAGCCTAAATAGGTCCTGCTCTCCCAAAGAGGCACTCGCTCCTAGTCCAAAGAGAAGCAACAGCACAAGTACTGAAATTTCCTTGGATTTACTACCTTCACAAGCCACTGAACTTCACTGTTCAGTAGCAAAAGCACAGACCCAAAGAACACGAAGCTTCCCCCTTACTGCTAACCAGTCTTGTGAGATGATGAAGACAAATGatgaaaaattcagcaaaatcTATTCCATCAGCAATCAAGTGTCATCTGCTTTAATGAAATCTTTGCTTTGCCTTCCTCAGTCTCCGCTCTTTTCTGGGAACAATCCATGGAGCACTTTGGAAACCTCATCTCAGCACGCCATGGAAGAGAATGGGACCCCTCCCTCATCTACGAGCGAGAGTCATCATTCAGACACTGGATTTTCCCTGAA CCTCTCTGAACTGAGAGACTATACTGTGAGTTTAACAGacacagggaaagaggaagagaaacaggaaCACTGTTCATCTCAAGCATCTAGTGTGTCCGGGCAGTCAGTCATCTCTCTGCTTTCCCCTGAAGAATTAAAGAAGCTTATAGAAGAAGTAAAATCACTAGATGAGGCTACCTTAAAG CAATTTGATGATATTCAGGTTACAATTTTGCATAAAGAAGAAGATGCTGGTCTTGGATTCAGCCTGGCAGGAGGAATCGATCTAGAAAACAAAGTTGTTACT GTTCACAGAGTATTTCCTAATGGACTAGCATCTCAGGAAGGAACTATCCAGAAAGGAGATGAAGTCTTATCCATTAATGGGAAGTCTCTTAAAGGTGCCACTCACAACGATGCCTTGGCGATCATGCGCCAGGCTCGACTGCCAAGGCAAGCCGTCGTAGTGACTAAAAAAGctaaagaggaagaaagaagtcTTAATGTTTCAGTTGACTCTACTACGTATTCTACAGAAAGTGAAACCTCAACAGAAGCTA CAACTGAAGACACAATCTGCACTGTAACTCTGGAAAAGACACCTGCTGGCTTAGGATTCAGTCTGGAAGGAGGGAAAGGCTCCATCCATGGAGATAAACCCATCATCATCAACAGGATTTTTAAAG GAGTTGCATCAGAACAAAGCAGCACTGTTCAGCCTGGTGATGAGCTACTGCAAGTGCACACAACTGTTATGCAAGGACTCACCCGTTTTGAAGCCTGGAGTATTATCAAGGCATTACCTGATGGGCCCATCACTGCTATCATCAAGAGGAAAAATCCAAGTTCTGTTACCACCAAATCATCTGAAACTTTGCAAGGAGAAGAATGA